The following coding sequences lie in one Gammaproteobacteria bacterium genomic window:
- a CDS encoding hypothetical protein (Evidence 5 : Unknown function), whose product MIVLKRTRGTDEATLYVDGRDIERAGEYGLRWDGRFAKWTISEEGTVVGLSPERKAVFDVIKQYGPINGKDVTRLMYPGIEIDRNTREWATTRKIISKLIDSGLVINTANGFTLEVV is encoded by the coding sequence GTGATTGTGCTGAAGCGTACCCGTGGGACGGATGAGGCAACGCTGTACGTTGATGGTAGAGACATCGAAAGAGCAGGTGAGTATGGACTACGATGGGATGGACGGTTTGCTAAATGGACGATTAGCGAAGAAGGAACAGTAGTTGGATTGTCTCCTGAACGAAAAGCAGTTTTTGACGTTATCAAACAATATGGACCAATAAACGGGAAAGATGTTACTAGATTAATGTATCCAGGTATTGAAATTGATAGGAACACAAGGGAATGGGCAACTACAAGAAAGATAATTTCTAAGTTAATTGATTCAGGACTCGTAATAAATACTGCCAATGGATTTACCTTAGAAGTAGTGTAG